One genomic window of Opitutia bacterium includes the following:
- the secD gene encoding protein translocase subunit SecD yields the protein MLSRHLWKLILSAAIVAWAVSSMLPLKDRDFGPYVRNEAEARQAEFGKLLAKVEARIADAKTRGQEISTFVALKQIAREEKIDLSQFFPQLRLEENLKNVDKRNNLVLDELLKRSKGRLQLGLDLKGGVAFTLEVDEQVAAKSNENTRREKLDKAMEIIGARVNSLGVSEPIIRAVGDTRIEVQLAGISTKDNPEVMNSLKKPARLDFRLVHTYAAPPQEVPPGYELMALENEGRSGETAVEELFIKRIPEMTGAGVADSYPVMDEFGRFKIILRFTKEGKEQFAQVTKTIADEGQRAGRLGRLAIVLDGKLYSAPTVREQINSDSAEISGSFTQREAQDLAAVLNNPLDVPLVVKEQNEVGPSLAKDAVDSGVRAAFIGTVAVCAFMVTFYATGGFVAVASLAVNIVIILGTMAALGATMTMPGLAGIVLTIGMAVDANILIFERMREELSVGKSLNNSNQAGFEKALTTILDAHFVQLIICAIMIWLGTGPIKGFGFTLLIGVISTLFSVLITGHMLMEMLVDAGLQKITMRRMLGDLKVDFVKYGKPAAIGSVALVVVSLAYVVYQGDRIYGIDFAGGDQITANFTTKIDTAAIRKVAEQSGVGEVNITYASDLGSGREQLKFETAYGKSDQLLSSLQKAYPAAGLVKAGGSQIGATIGKEIKWNAILSVGVSMVVILLYIAFRFEFGFGIGAMASTLHDILMNIGIFVLFGHKFSAPMVAAILCVAGYSINETVVVFDRIREELKLNPTGNLRDIINHAITKVFARTIMTATTTFLAALSLWIFGGGQLHDIAFTFLVGIVTSTFSAIFIAAQVFYWWHKGDRKHVEAHHDIAPKYEWAGSSRASE from the coding sequence ATGCTCAGTCGTCATCTCTGGAAACTGATCCTGTCCGCCGCCATCGTGGCTTGGGCAGTGTCTTCAATGCTCCCGCTGAAGGACCGCGACTTCGGCCCCTATGTCCGTAACGAAGCCGAAGCCCGGCAGGCGGAATTCGGCAAATTGCTGGCCAAGGTTGAGGCCCGGATCGCCGACGCCAAGACCCGCGGCCAGGAGATCAGCACCTTCGTCGCGCTCAAGCAGATCGCCCGCGAGGAAAAGATCGATCTGTCGCAGTTCTTCCCGCAGCTCCGCCTCGAGGAGAATCTCAAGAACGTGGACAAGCGCAACAACCTCGTCCTCGACGAACTGCTGAAGCGCTCCAAGGGCCGCCTCCAGCTCGGTCTCGACCTCAAGGGCGGTGTCGCCTTCACGCTCGAAGTCGACGAACAGGTCGCCGCCAAATCCAACGAGAACACCCGCCGGGAGAAGCTCGACAAGGCGATGGAGATCATCGGCGCCCGCGTGAACAGCCTCGGCGTGTCCGAGCCGATCATTCGCGCCGTCGGCGACACCCGCATCGAAGTCCAGCTCGCGGGCATCAGCACGAAGGACAACCCCGAGGTGATGAACAGCCTGAAGAAGCCGGCGCGCCTCGATTTCCGCCTGGTGCACACCTACGCCGCGCCTCCGCAGGAAGTTCCCCCTGGCTACGAGCTGATGGCGCTCGAGAATGAAGGCCGCAGCGGCGAGACCGCCGTCGAGGAACTTTTCATCAAGCGCATTCCCGAAATGACCGGTGCCGGCGTTGCCGATTCCTATCCGGTCATGGATGAGTTCGGTCGCTTCAAGATCATCCTTCGCTTCACCAAAGAAGGCAAAGAGCAGTTCGCTCAAGTCACCAAGACCATCGCCGACGAAGGCCAGCGCGCCGGCCGCCTCGGTCGCCTCGCGATCGTCCTCGACGGCAAGCTCTACTCCGCGCCGACCGTTCGCGAGCAGATCAACAGCGACAGCGCGGAAATCTCCGGCTCCTTCACCCAGCGTGAGGCCCAGGACCTCGCCGCCGTGTTGAACAACCCGCTCGACGTTCCGCTCGTCGTCAAGGAGCAGAACGAAGTCGGACCGTCGCTCGCCAAAGACGCCGTCGATAGCGGTGTGCGCGCCGCGTTCATCGGCACCGTCGCCGTCTGCGCGTTCATGGTCACCTTCTACGCCACCGGCGGCTTCGTCGCCGTGGCTTCGCTCGCGGTCAACATCGTCATCATCCTTGGCACCATGGCCGCGCTCGGCGCCACCATGACGATGCCCGGCCTCGCCGGCATCGTGCTGACCATCGGCATGGCGGTCGACGCGAACATCCTGATCTTCGAGCGCATGCGCGAGGAGTTGTCCGTCGGCAAGTCGCTGAACAACTCCAACCAAGCCGGCTTCGAAAAGGCGCTCACGACCATTCTCGATGCGCACTTCGTCCAGCTGATCATCTGCGCGATCATGATCTGGCTCGGCACGGGCCCGATCAAGGGCTTCGGCTTCACGCTGCTCATCGGTGTCATCTCGACGCTGTTCTCGGTGCTGATCACCGGCCACATGCTTATGGAGATGCTCGTCGATGCGGGCCTCCAGAAGATCACCATGCGCCGCATGCTGGGCGACCTGAAGGTCGACTTCGTCAAATACGGCAAGCCCGCCGCGATTGGCTCCGTTGCACTCGTGGTCGTCAGCCTCGCCTACGTGGTCTATCAAGGCGACCGCATCTACGGTATCGACTTCGCCGGTGGTGACCAGATCACCGCCAACTTCACCACCAAGATCGACACCGCCGCGATCCGCAAAGTCGCCGAGCAGAGCGGGGTGGGCGAGGTGAACATCACCTACGCCAGTGACCTTGGCAGCGGCCGGGAGCAGCTCAAGTTCGAGACGGCCTACGGCAAGTCCGACCAGCTTCTTTCCTCCCTGCAAAAGGCCTACCCGGCCGCCGGCCTCGTGAAAGCGGGCGGCAGCCAGATCGGTGCGACCATCGGCAAGGAGATCAAGTGGAACGCCATCCTCTCGGTCGGCGTTTCGATGGTGGTCATCCTGCTCTACATCGCCTTCCGCTTCGAATTCGGCTTCGGCATCGGCGCCATGGCGTCGACGCTGCACGACATCCTGATGAATATCGGCATCTTCGTGCTCTTCGGCCACAAGTTCTCCGCGCCCATGGTGGCGGCGATCCTGTGCGTCGCGGGTTACTCGATCAACGAAACGGTCGTCGTCTTCGACCGTATCCGCGAAGAGCTGAAGCTCAACCCAACCGGCAATCTCCGCGACATCATCAATCACGCCATCACGAAGGTCTTCGCCCGCACGATCATGACGGCGACGACCACGTTCCTCGCGGCCCTGTCGCTGTGGATCTTCGGCGGCGGCCAGTTGCACGACATCGCCTTCACCTTCCTCGTCGGTATCGTCACGTCGACGTTCTCGGCCATCTTCATCGCCGCCCAGGTCTTCTACTGGTGGCACAAGGGTGACCGCAAACACGTCGAGGCTCACCACGACATCGCGCCCAAATACGAGTGGGCCGGCTCCTCCCGCGCTTCGGAATAA
- the yajC gene encoding preprotein translocase subunit YajC: protein MTKFSYFLAQAQPAAPGGASMLMQMLPLVLMFGAMYFLLIAPQRKKQKEHEKMLAALKAGDEIVTTGGIYGTITSVKEDRFVVRIGADNQKVELGKGFVHAVVKKSDAA, encoded by the coding sequence ATGACCAAATTCTCCTACTTCCTCGCCCAAGCCCAACCCGCTGCTCCCGGTGGCGCCTCGATGCTCATGCAGATGCTGCCGCTGGTGCTCATGTTCGGCGCGATGTATTTCCTGCTCATCGCTCCGCAGCGCAAGAAGCAGAAGGAGCACGAGAAGATGCTCGCGGCGCTGAAGGCCGGTGACGAAATCGTCACCACCGGCGGCATCTACGGCACGATCACGAGCGTGAAGGAAGACCGCTTCGTCGTCCGTATCGGCGCCGACAACCAGAAGGTCGAGCTCGGCAAGGGCTTCGTCCACGCGGTCGTCAAGAAGAGCGACGCCGCCTGA
- the speA gene encoding biosynthetic arginine decarboxylase, with the protein MKNKSASNWSAAQSEDLYGFKRWGANHFSVDSAGFVQVEPIADGRSIRVLDVVDEAVSMGLKAPLVIRFQDKLRHRVVQLNETFRKAIKDEGYKGEYRGVFPIKVNQLREVVDEIIAAGKDFNYGLEAGSKPELMIALAMHEGQQRLIICNGYKDDDYMRLALLGRKLGKKIIIVIEQLSEVDTVIRLAKETGVKPMIGFRVKLQTRGEGKWSSSTGDNAKFGLNTAEVLFAVEKLRAAKMQQSLRLVHFHIGSQVPNIITIKAAVTEAARFYCQLAKMGFPMGYLDVGGGLGVDYDGSRTNFESSMNYSLDEYARDIVFNVREICTAMDVPLPDIVSESGRAVAAPHSMLVVEVFERINKRESLGKQHQPKSTHKVVTDLEVLLKNKAKLGRLERYHDAMQKKEEAFSLFNLGYLDLENRAAAEQIFWQICEQIDKEGNKSGYQPEELHDLKKLLADQYVCNFSVFQSLLDSWALKQLFPVTPLHRLNEKPTVNAILVDITCDSDGKIGSFIDLQDQKDYLQLHPLKSGQSYYLGIYLTGAYQDIMGDLHNLFGRVNEVHVFLEDDEPNGYYIEEALAGSRVADVIEGVQYQWEELCRRVKQQVDHATKKDLIKPREGVRLVEFYESQMLAKTYLNIVPKTGKKK; encoded by the coding sequence TTGAAGAACAAATCCGCCTCCAACTGGTCCGCCGCTCAATCCGAGGACCTCTACGGTTTTAAGCGCTGGGGCGCCAATCATTTCTCCGTCGACTCGGCGGGCTTCGTCCAGGTCGAGCCCATCGCCGACGGCCGCAGCATCCGCGTGCTCGATGTCGTGGACGAGGCCGTGAGCATGGGCCTCAAGGCCCCGCTCGTCATCCGCTTCCAGGACAAGCTCCGCCACCGCGTCGTCCAACTCAACGAGACCTTCCGCAAGGCCATCAAGGACGAGGGCTACAAGGGCGAATACCGCGGCGTCTTCCCCATCAAGGTCAACCAGCTGCGCGAAGTCGTCGACGAGATCATCGCCGCCGGCAAGGACTTCAACTACGGCCTCGAAGCCGGTTCCAAGCCTGAGTTGATGATCGCGCTCGCGATGCACGAGGGCCAGCAACGCCTTATCATCTGCAACGGCTACAAGGACGACGACTACATGCGGCTCGCCCTCCTCGGCCGCAAGCTGGGCAAGAAGATCATCATCGTCATCGAGCAACTCTCCGAGGTCGACACCGTCATCCGCCTCGCGAAAGAGACCGGCGTGAAGCCCATGATCGGCTTCCGCGTGAAGCTCCAGACCCGCGGCGAGGGCAAATGGTCCTCCTCCACCGGCGACAACGCCAAGTTCGGCCTCAACACCGCCGAAGTCCTCTTCGCCGTCGAGAAACTGCGCGCCGCGAAAATGCAGCAGTCGCTGCGCCTCGTGCATTTCCACATCGGCTCGCAGGTGCCAAACATCATCACGATCAAGGCCGCCGTCACCGAAGCCGCACGCTTCTACTGCCAGCTCGCCAAAATGGGTTTCCCGATGGGCTACCTCGACGTCGGCGGCGGACTCGGCGTCGACTACGACGGCTCGCGCACGAACTTCGAGTCGTCGATGAACTACTCGCTCGACGAATACGCCCGCGACATCGTCTTCAACGTCCGCGAAATCTGCACCGCGATGGACGTGCCGTTGCCCGACATCGTGAGCGAGTCCGGCCGCGCCGTCGCCGCGCCGCACTCGATGCTCGTCGTCGAAGTCTTCGAGCGCATCAACAAGCGCGAATCCCTCGGCAAGCAGCACCAGCCGAAGTCGACGCACAAGGTCGTCACCGACCTCGAAGTCCTGCTCAAAAACAAGGCCAAGCTCGGCCGCCTCGAGCGCTACCACGACGCGATGCAGAAGAAGGAGGAGGCCTTCTCGCTCTTCAACCTCGGTTACCTCGACCTCGAAAACCGCGCCGCCGCCGAACAGATCTTTTGGCAAATCTGCGAGCAGATCGACAAGGAGGGCAACAAGTCCGGCTACCAGCCCGAGGAGCTGCACGACCTCAAAAAACTCCTCGCCGACCAATACGTCTGCAATTTTTCCGTCTTCCAATCGCTCCTCGATTCGTGGGCGCTCAAGCAGCTCTTCCCCGTCACGCCGCTGCATCGCCTCAACGAAAAGCCGACCGTCAACGCCATCCTCGTCGACATCACCTGCGACTCCGATGGCAAGATCGGCAGCTTCATCGATCTCCAGGACCAGAAGGACTACCTCCAGCTCCACCCGCTCAAAAGCGGCCAGTCCTATTACCTCGGCATCTATCTCACCGGCGCCTACCAAGACATCATGGGCGACCTTCACAACCTCTTCGGCCGCGTGAACGAGGTCCACGTCTTCCTCGAAGACGACGAGCCCAACGGCTACTACATCGAGGAAGCCCTCGCCGGCTCCCGCGTCGCCGACGTCATCGAGGGCGTGCAATACCAATGGGAAGAACTCTGCCGCCGCGTGAAACAGCAAGTCGACCACGCGACGAAAAAGGACCTGATCAAACCGCGCGAAGGCGTGCGCTTGGTCGAGTTCTACGAGTCGCAGATGCTCGCGAAAACTTACCTGAACATCGTCCCGAAAACCGGGAAGAAGAAGTAA
- a CDS encoding alpha/beta fold hydrolase, giving the protein MPSKSPRPLVLVTALTFACVPFAAASASEPTPAPAPTASAPAAPTYGNDAAHGHTATVNGIRLYYETYGPSTGAPLVLLHGNGGSLAAMRHQIDFFRATRRVIAVDSRGHGRSEMGATPLTYEKIADDVAALLAQLHAAPVDILGWSDGGIVALQLALRHPDRVRRIALSGANLAVADLKPEDLASMRAELANVRAKLAAGDHSPRLLQLEQHLVLMVDQTPITSADLRRIGCPALVMAGERDMIPEPSTRVIAAGLPHAQLHIFPGASHGALQDIPAEFNRVVSAFLAAP; this is encoded by the coding sequence GTGCCCTCGAAATCACCTCGCCCGCTCGTTCTCGTCACCGCTCTGACGTTCGCGTGTGTCCCTTTCGCAGCGGCGAGCGCCAGCGAGCCGACTCCTGCGCCCGCGCCGACGGCATCCGCACCCGCCGCCCCGACCTACGGCAACGACGCCGCGCACGGCCATACCGCGACCGTGAACGGCATCCGCCTCTACTACGAAACCTACGGCCCGTCCACCGGCGCGCCACTCGTCCTCCTCCACGGCAACGGCGGCAGCCTCGCCGCCATGCGCCACCAGATCGATTTCTTCCGCGCCACGCGCCGCGTCATCGCCGTTGACAGCCGCGGTCACGGCCGCAGCGAAATGGGCGCCACTCCCCTCACCTACGAAAAAATCGCCGACGACGTCGCGGCTCTCCTCGCGCAACTCCACGCCGCGCCCGTCGACATTCTCGGCTGGAGCGACGGCGGCATCGTCGCCCTCCAGCTCGCCCTGCGTCACCCCGATCGCGTTCGTCGCATCGCGCTCTCCGGCGCCAACCTCGCCGTCGCGGACCTCAAGCCCGAGGACCTCGCCAGCATGCGCGCCGAACTCGCCAACGTCCGCGCCAAACTCGCCGCCGGCGACCATTCGCCCCGTCTGCTCCAGCTCGAACAACACCTCGTGCTCATGGTCGACCAGACGCCGATCACGTCAGCCGACCTGCGTCGCATCGGTTGTCCCGCCCTCGTCATGGCTGGCGAACGCGACATGATTCCCGAACCGAGCACTCGCGTCATCGCCGCCGGCCTGCCGCACGCGCAACTGCACATTTTCCCCGGCGCCAGCCACGGCGCGCTCCAGGACATCCCCGCCGAATTCAACCGCGTCGTCTCCGCCTTCCTCGCCGCCCCCTAA
- a CDS encoding DUF4982 domain-containing protein, with the protein MRRPFLVLLALTAALSLRAERLTLNFNPDWRFTKSDPAGAAAPAFDDAAWDRVSTPHTFNDVDTFDNWSLPGHRGEQEQWSGRTWYRKHFTAPAAWRGKKVFIEFEAVRQVAEVYLNGTKLGVAKGGFTPFGFDLTPHLRFDAPNVLAVMADNRFAKDPLDPSLAPQAATNEKTHPNLGQLSQQFNETIPATLDKLRADQIPWNNPHWHPAHGGIYRNVRLHVTDPLHITLPLYSFLQTEGPYAYATNVTAESADLGIEIPARNERTTDDCFTVAATLVDADGREVWRGADDVALAAGESGTFKFATKLEHPRLWEPGYPHVYRCVIELRTKDAVIDRTEIPLGIRAIRWDAATGLWINGAHTKLHGWGQKPTNEWPGLGAALPDWLHAYTSHLMRDAGGNFIRWGHTPAGPAQIRAGDELGIVTLQPAGDGEHDTVGGAWALRLANFRDVLIYYRNNPSIFIWEGGNQKVTREHAAALRALMDKYDPHGGRAYAHRRADAITAEFMDVGIGTEGGREIARLPVVEGEYDREESPRRVWDDASPPNFGYPEAKGQTYQLTSEQFAVNQVKHFVTKLGADNHAGGANWIFSDSTSGGRVAVEVARASGEVDGARLPKEAYFVCQVMFTYTPRAHIVGHWSYPAGTKKTVYVAANTGGDVELFVNGRSLGRAQPENRFLYTFRDVAFEPGEIKAIAYDKAGHATATATKRTAGPAVALRLTPISGPDGWRADGADIALLDVEAIDANGERVPTFQQRVEFAVDGPAGWRGGYNSGKLDSINHTFLDLEAGINRVALRSQPQAGRVTVRAASAGLATTSLTLESRAVAADTPPAWPQFNLPTTPQRQPAELAPRAVAVAAIPAGQAGRFIKAFNYTGPNATIVHVETDARDGRNAYVDVESPFKQLPASLVGADWVQVDNRDARYHAVDLIELATAGPATVTIAHDDRLPRPPWLTGYAATGEKLVVNGVPLSLFARRLATAASLTLGPNTEQANPEHAAMYLVFVR; encoded by the coding sequence ATGCGTCGCCCGTTCCTCGTCCTGCTTGCGCTCACCGCCGCGCTCTCCCTTCGCGCCGAGCGTCTCACGCTCAATTTCAACCCCGACTGGCGCTTCACGAAATCCGATCCTGCCGGCGCCGCCGCGCCCGCGTTCGACGACGCCGCTTGGGACCGCGTTTCGACGCCGCACACCTTCAACGACGTCGACACCTTCGACAACTGGTCGCTCCCCGGCCACCGCGGCGAACAGGAGCAATGGTCCGGCCGCACGTGGTATCGAAAGCACTTCACCGCACCCGCAGCGTGGCGCGGGAAGAAAGTGTTCATCGAGTTCGAAGCCGTCCGCCAAGTCGCCGAGGTTTATCTCAACGGCACGAAACTCGGTGTCGCCAAAGGCGGGTTCACGCCGTTCGGCTTCGACCTCACGCCGCACCTCCGCTTCGACGCGCCCAACGTCCTCGCCGTGATGGCCGACAATCGGTTCGCGAAGGACCCACTCGACCCGTCGCTCGCGCCGCAAGCCGCCACGAACGAGAAAACGCACCCGAATCTCGGCCAGCTCTCGCAGCAGTTCAACGAGACCATCCCCGCCACGCTCGACAAACTCCGGGCCGACCAGATCCCCTGGAATAACCCGCACTGGCACCCCGCACATGGTGGCATTTACCGCAACGTCCGCCTCCACGTCACCGACCCGCTGCACATCACGCTGCCGCTCTACTCGTTTCTCCAAACCGAGGGCCCCTACGCCTACGCCACGAACGTCACCGCAGAATCGGCCGACCTCGGCATCGAAATCCCCGCGCGCAACGAGCGCACCACCGACGACTGCTTCACCGTAGCCGCCACACTCGTCGACGCCGACGGCCGCGAAGTCTGGCGCGGCGCCGACGACGTCGCGCTCGCCGCCGGCGAATCGGGCACCTTCAAGTTCGCGACAAAACTCGAGCACCCCCGCCTCTGGGAGCCCGGCTACCCGCACGTTTACCGCTGCGTGATCGAGCTCCGCACGAAGGACGCCGTGATCGATCGCACAGAGATTCCCCTCGGCATTCGCGCCATCCGCTGGGACGCCGCGACCGGTCTCTGGATCAACGGCGCGCACACCAAGCTCCACGGTTGGGGACAGAAGCCGACCAACGAATGGCCCGGCCTGGGCGCCGCCCTGCCCGATTGGCTGCACGCCTACACCTCGCATCTCATGCGCGACGCCGGCGGCAACTTCATCCGCTGGGGCCACACGCCCGCCGGTCCCGCGCAAATCCGCGCCGGCGACGAACTGGGAATCGTCACCCTCCAACCCGCCGGCGATGGCGAGCACGACACCGTCGGCGGCGCGTGGGCGCTGCGCCTCGCCAACTTCCGCGACGTGCTGATCTATTACCGCAACAATCCTTCGATCTTCATCTGGGAAGGCGGCAACCAAAAGGTCACGCGCGAGCACGCCGCGGCGTTGCGCGCGCTCATGGACAAATACGATCCGCACGGCGGCCGCGCCTACGCCCACCGTCGCGCCGATGCGATCACCGCCGAGTTCATGGACGTCGGCATCGGCACCGAAGGCGGACGCGAGATCGCGCGCCTGCCCGTCGTCGAAGGCGAATACGACCGCGAGGAATCGCCGCGCCGCGTCTGGGACGACGCCTCGCCGCCAAATTTCGGCTACCCCGAGGCGAAGGGCCAAACCTACCAGCTCACCTCCGAGCAGTTCGCCGTGAACCAGGTGAAGCATTTCGTCACCAAGCTCGGCGCCGACAACCACGCCGGCGGTGCGAACTGGATCTTCTCCGACAGCACGAGCGGCGGACGCGTCGCAGTCGAAGTCGCGCGCGCCAGCGGCGAAGTCGACGGCGCCCGCCTGCCGAAAGAAGCCTACTTCGTCTGCCAAGTGATGTTCACCTACACGCCGCGCGCGCACATCGTCGGCCATTGGTCGTATCCCGCCGGCACGAAGAAAACCGTCTACGTCGCCGCGAATACCGGCGGCGACGTCGAGTTGTTCGTCAACGGCCGTTCGCTCGGCCGCGCGCAGCCGGAGAACCGTTTCCTCTACACCTTCCGCGACGTCGCGTTCGAGCCGGGCGAGATCAAGGCCATCGCCTACGACAAAGCCGGCCACGCCACCGCGACCGCCACGAAGCGCACGGCCGGCCCCGCCGTCGCCTTGCGCCTCACGCCGATCAGCGGCCCCGACGGCTGGCGCGCGGACGGCGCCGACATCGCGCTGCTCGACGTCGAGGCGATCGACGCGAACGGCGAACGCGTGCCGACGTTTCAGCAGCGCGTCGAATTCGCCGTCGACGGCCCCGCCGGGTGGCGCGGCGGCTACAACAGCGGCAAGCTCGATTCGATCAATCACACCTTCCTCGACCTCGAAGCCGGCATCAACCGCGTCGCACTCCGCAGTCAGCCGCAAGCAGGCCGCGTCACAGTGCGCGCCGCCTCCGCCGGCCTCGCCACCACGTCGCTCACGCTGGAGTCGCGCGCCGTCGCCGCCGACACACCACCCGCGTGGCCGCAGTTCAACCTGCCCACCACGCCGCAGCGTCAACCCGCCGAACTCGCCCCGCGCGCCGTCGCCGTCGCCGCAATCCCCGCCGGCCAAGCCGGGCGCTTCATCAAAGCCTTCAACTACACCGGACCGAACGCGACGATCGTCCACGTCGAGACCGACGCCCGCGACGGACGCAACGCCTACGTCGACGTCGAGTCGCCCTTCAAGCAGCTGCCCGCCTCGCTCGTCGGCGCCGACTGGGTGCAGGTCGACAACCGCGACGCACGCTACCACGCCGTCGACCTCATCGAACTCGCCACCGCCGGTCCCGCCACCGTGACCATCGCGCACGACGACCGCCTGCCGCGCCCACCGTGGCTCACCGGCTACGCCGCCACCGGCGAGAAACTCGTCGTGAACGGCGTGCCGCTCTCGCTCTTCGCCCGCCGCCTCGCCACCGCCGCGAGCCTCACACTCGGGCCGAACACCGAGCAAGCGAACCCCGAGCACGCTGCGATGTATCTGGTGTTCGTGCGGTAG